Sequence from the Seonamhaeicola sp. ML3 genome:
ATTTAGCAACAAGGATATAACACTTTTAGAACCTTCAACCAGTTTAGTGGGATCTAAACGTTTATCAAAATGATTTTCCATATAGCGCATTTCGCCATGCATATTAGCATGTAACCATTTTTCTAAACGTGGTGCTTCTTGCTCTAAAAATTCAGCTTTACTAATACCACAAGACAAAAAACCGAGGCGTTTGGCTTCGGTTTTGATAATTGAAGCCCTCTCTCTAGCTCTCTCCCGAGGGGAGAGAGAACTCATACTCAAGTCTTTTTTTCTATTCATAAAATTTCCTCCCCTTTGGGGAGGTTAGGAGGGGCTTTAGAACAACCCTCCTTGAATATTACCTTTAATACGTCCCAAATGTTTATACGCTAATTCAGTAACTTCACGACCTCTGGGGGTTCTCATAATAAACCCTTGCTGGATTAAGAAAGGTTCGTAAACCTCTTCGATAGTTTCTGGACTTTCGCTCACCGCTGTAGCAATTGTAGTAATACCAACGGGCCCGCCTTTAAACTTATCTATAATTGTAGACAAAATTTTATTGTCCATTTCGTCTAAACCATGGGCATCAACATTTAGAGCCTCTAGAGCGAACTTGGCAATTTTTATATCGATACTACCGTTCCCTTTAATTTGAGCAAAATCACGTACCCTACGTAATAACGCATTGGCAATACGAGGTGTTCCTCTACTTCTACCTGCAATTTCTATAGCCGCTTCCATAGAAATAGGAACATTTAAAATGGAAGCACTTCTTTGTATAATCGTAGTAAGTAAGTCTGTTTTATAATACTCTAGCCTGCTTTGAATACCAAACCTGGCTCGCATTGGGGAAGTTAACAGTCCCGAACGGGTTGTTGCTCCAACTAGTGTAAAT
This genomic interval carries:
- the ruvB gene encoding Holliday junction branch migration DNA helicase RuvB, coding for MNENLNPSNENYSSEELDVEKQLRPLAFNDFTGQDQVLDNLQVFVQAANLRSEALDHTLFHGPPGLGKTTLAHILANELSVGIKVTSGPVLDKPGDLAGLLTNLEERDVLFIDEIHRLSPIVEEYLYSAMEDYKIDIMIETGPNARTVQINLNPFTLVGATTRSGLLTSPMRARFGIQSRLEYYKTDLLTTIIQRSASILNVPISMEAAIEIAGRSRGTPRIANALLRRVRDFAQIKGNGSIDIKIAKFALEALNVDAHGLDEMDNKILSTIIDKFKGGPVGITTIATAVSESPETIEEVYEPFLIQQGFIMRTPRGREVTELAYKHLGRIKGNIQGGLF